The following DNA comes from Synergistota bacterium.
GGATCATCCACGCTTTTGGCAGAAACAAGCCAGCTCTCCATTTTGGGGTGTCCCACTCCCTCCGGACACTCCGCTAAAAGAATTATAGTTCCTCCATCACGAACCGCAAGCGCTGCGTTCTCGAGAGCCTTATGCGCCTGGTAGAAGTTTATATCCTTCGGGAATCCCCCACAGGAAGCAACGACTATATCAACAGGTTTTACGTTAACCTTATACATGTTATCGACGATGCGAGTCCCTTCTCTATGAGCCTCATACAGATCACCCGAAAAGATACCCACAATCTCTTTCTTCGCATTCAAAACCACGTTAAAGAGAAAAACTTTCTCCTTCAAAAAAGATCCCGCCTCATCTATATCCCTTCTTACTGGACCATTTAGGGAACCCGCCACAGCAGTAGGTTCCAGCATTAAGCTATGATTCTGAAAAATGGTCTTTATAGAGGAAACCCCAGGAAGAAGAGCTTTTGCCCCTCCAGTGTATCCCGCGAAATAGTGAAACTCAATATTTCCCGTAGCTATTATAAGATCAGATCTTAAAACATCTCTTAAAAACTCTACCTCCGTTCCAGCCGTCGTTCTGGCTACAAATTCACACTCATTCACATTATGGTTAAGGTAGGGGAATTTCCCACCTAAAAGCTTCTCCGCTTCCTGAGGAGTCTGTTCTCTATGAGTTCCCAAGCCAAAGATCGCAACCGCATCCTTAGATTTTACTTTTTCCCATATCCTACCAAAGAAAAGATGGGTGGGAACGGGACGCGTTATATCGCTAACCAGTATAGAAATCCTCTTAGCTCCCTGTAGGAATTTCTCAAGCGGTTCAAGAGCTCTATCGATTTCTATCTGAAGATTTTTAACACCCTGAAGCTCCTTAGGAAGCAAAACATCATGATCATCTACTGGAAGATCAACGGCCTCTTTTCCCAGCTTCAAAAGCATTTTTCCCCTCTCCCCCTTTTCCCTCCCTGAAGTATATCACTATTTCGTTAGGACGTGCCATCCTGTATTCCTCTCTGATTATTTTCTCAAGTAGAAACCTACTCTTAGCAAGCTTTATTTTCTCTCTCAATTTTTTGTTTTCGAGCTCAAGCTCCGCTATCTTTTCCCTTAAGAGAAAAGCTCTCCTTTTAAAGAGAATTATTTTTCTAACTTCCTTTATTATCGATATCGATGTCATTGATAAGACAAGTATAATAACAGCATATAGAAGCCATTTTCGAAGCAAAATCCATCACATCCTCTCGGGCGCGGAAACGCCTATAAGCGAGAGGAAATTTCTTATAACTACGGCTACCGCCTTAGAGAGAGCAAGCCTCGCGTTCCTTAACTCCTCTGAAGCTGAAAGGATAGGGTGCTTATTGTAGAAAGAATGAAAGGAGGAAGCGAGCCTCTGGAGATAATAAGGAATCCTATGAGGGGCGAGCTCTCTAATTGCTATCGAGAGCTCGCTTTCCGCTTCCGATAGAATCCTTAAAATCTCCATTTCCTCAGGCTCACCAAGAGGATCCAGAGAGACGCTCTCCAGCTCTGGAATACTAATTCCTCTCTCCTTAGCTTGCTCAAAGAGCGAGCACACTCTCGCATGAGCATACTGCACATAGTAAACTGGATTCTCTTCAGACTGCTTTTTGGCCAACTCGAGATCGAAATCGAGATGGCTGTCACACTTTCTCGTTAAAAATATATACCTCGCTGCGTCTTTTCCCACCTCCCTGACCACATCGGCGAGAGTAACAAACTCCCCTGCGCGCGTTGACATGGAAATCGGTTTACCTTCCCGCAAAAGCGTTACAAATTGAATCAAAAGAACTTGAAGAGCGTCAGCGCCTTTACCGAGAGCCTGAACCGCTGCCTTCATCCTTGGGATATAGCCGTGATGATCCGCTCCCCATACATCTATAACAAGATCGAAACCTCGCTCATACTTGTTCTTATGATATGCTATATCAGAGGCAAGATAAGTAGGAACACCATTAGATCTCACAAGTACCCTATCCTTTTCATCACCAAAGGCGGTGGATTTAAACCATAAAGCTCCGTCCTTCTCATAAGCGAAGCCCTTTTCTTTAAGGTATGTGAGCGTTCTTTCGACTTCCCCTTTATCATATAGAGAACGTTCGCTAAACCAGACATCGTACCTAACGCCAAAGTCCTCAAGGTCCTTTTTTATCCAGCTTAGAATTCTCTCACACGCGTAATTTCTGAAGAAAGAAACGCTTTCTTCTCTACCTACTTTAAGCCACTTATCACCATCTTTCTCTCTTATTTCTCTCGCAATGTCATATATATATTCTCCCCTGTAGCCATTTTCAGGGAAGGGAGCTTCTTCCCCCTTACCGAAGAGCTCAAAGTACCTTGACCTGACAGACTCACCTAAAAGCTCCATCTGTAACCCAGCATCGTTTATATAGTACTCCCTTTCCACTTCGTATCCTCCGAACTCAAGTATCGATGCCACAGAATCTCCTACCGCTGCCCCTCTTCCATGACCGACATGAAGAGGACCAGTGGGATTTGCACTGACAAATTCCACCTGAACCTTCCTACCTTTGCCCAGGTTAAGCCTACCAAAGTCCTCCTTTTTCTTTAGTATTTCCCTCACTATTTCCTTAAACCAAGAGAGAGCAAAACGAAAGTTTATGAACCCA
Coding sequences within:
- a CDS encoding arginine--tRNA ligase, which encodes MEEKLKAEIIKALREASVSLAKERGWDFNSLPEPELEKPRNPEFGDWATNLALKMASVFKGKPREIAESMVRKLRLPEGAIKDVEIAGPGFINFRFALSWFKEIVREILKKKEDFGRLNLGKGRKVQVEFVSANPTGPLHVGHGRGAAVGDSVASILEFGGYEVEREYYINDAGLQMELLGESVRSRYFELFGKGEEAPFPENGYRGEYIYDIAREIREKDGDKWLKVGREESVSFFRNYACERILSWIKKDLEDFGVRYDVWFSERSLYDKGEVERTLTYLKEKGFAYEKDGALWFKSTAFGDEKDRVLVRSNGVPTYLASDIAYHKNKYERGFDLVIDVWGADHHGYIPRMKAAVQALGKGADALQVLLIQFVTLLREGKPISMSTRAGEFVTLADVVREVGKDAARYIFLTRKCDSHLDFDLELAKKQSEENPVYYVQYAHARVCSLFEQAKERGISIPELESVSLDPLGEPEEMEILRILSEAESELSIAIRELAPHRIPYYLQRLASSFHSFYNKHPILSASEELRNARLALSKAVAVVIRNFLSLIGVSAPERM
- a CDS encoding septum formation initiator family protein, producing the protein MLRKWLLYAVIILVLSMTSISIIKEVRKIILFKRRAFLLREKIAELELENKKLREKIKLAKSRFLLEKIIREEYRMARPNEIVIYFREGKGGEGKNAFEAGKRGR
- the larA gene encoding nickel-dependent lactate racemase, whose translation is MLLKLGKEAVDLPVDDHDVLLPKELQGVKNLQIEIDRALEPLEKFLQGAKRISILVSDITRPVPTHLFFGRIWEKVKSKDAVAIFGLGTHREQTPQEAEKLLGGKFPYLNHNVNECEFVARTTAGTEVEFLRDVLRSDLIIATGNIEFHYFAGYTGGAKALLPGVSSIKTIFQNHSLMLEPTAVAGSLNGPVRRDIDEAGSFLKEKVFLFNVVLNAKKEIVGIFSGDLYEAHREGTRIVDNMYKVNVKPVDIVVASCGGFPKDINFYQAHKALENAALAVRDGGTIILLAECPEGVGHPKMESWLVSAKSVDDPIERLRIEGFQLGPHKVMRIALVRKKARIFLVSRTLPEDFAPTFFEIFRDPLSAFKKALSIYGREASVLVMPYAGSTLPNPG